The proteins below come from a single Cinclus cinclus chromosome 23, bCinCin1.1, whole genome shotgun sequence genomic window:
- the B3GALT6 gene encoding beta-1,3-galactosyltransferase 6 has translation MKALRRLSRHRAALGLGGLSLCAAVLLYLAKCTSEGLRPLPAPPALPHSQPGRGARAAPPAAAEGSALLAAVVMSGPKYSERRSIIRSTWMAAARQAPHGRVWSRFVVGTAGLSTEELRSLELEQSRHRDLLLLPELRDSYENLTAKVLATYVWLDAHLDFQFALKADDDTFVRLDVLVEELRAKEPRRLYWGFFSGRGRVKSGGKWKESAWLLCDYYLPYALGGGYVISADLVRYLRLSRDYLNLWQSEDVSLGVWLAPIDVKRVHDPRFDTEYKSRGCSNKYIVTHKQSIEDMLEKHQTLAKEGKLCKEEVKLRLSYMYDWGVPPSQCCQRKDGIP, from the coding sequence ATGAAGGCGCTGCGGCGGCTGAGCCGGCACCGCGCCGCGCTGGGGCTCGGCGGGCTCTCGCTCTGCGCCGCCGTCCTGCTCTACCTCGCCAAGTGCACTTCCGAGGGGCTGCGCCCGCTGCCCGCGCCCCCCGCGCTCCCGCACAGCCAGCCCGGCCGCGGGGCCCGCGCCGCGCCCCCGGCCGCCGCCGAGGGCAGCGCCCTGCTGGCCGCGGTGGTGATGAGCGGCCCCAAGTACAGCGAGCGGCGCAGCATCATCCGCAGCACCTGGATGGCGGCGGCGCGGCAGGCGCCTCACGGCCGCGTCTGGAGCCGCTTCGTGGTGGGCACGGCGGGGCTGAGCACCGAGGAGCTGCggagcctggagctggagcagagccgCCACCGcgacctgctgctgctgccggaGCTGCGCGACTCGTACGAGAACCTCACGGCCAAGGTGCTGGCTACCTACGTGTGGCTGGACGCGCACCTGGACTTCCAGTTCGCCCTCAAGGCTGACGACGACACCTTCGTGCGCTTGGATGTGCTGGTGGAGGAGCTGAGGGCCAAGGAGCCGCGGCGCCTCTACTGGGGCTTCTTCTCGGGCCGCGGGCGGGTGAAATCCGGGGGGAAATGGAAGGAGAGCGCCTGGCTGCTGTGTGATTATTACCTGCCCTACGCTCTGGGCGGCGGCTACGTGATCTCCGCCGACCTGGTGCGCTACCTGCGCCTCAGCAGGGACTACCTGAACCTGTGGCAGAGCGAGGACGTGTCCCTGGGGGTGTGGCTGGCGCCCATCGACGTGAAGAGAGTGCACGACCCCCGCTTCGACACCGAGTACAAATCGCGCGGCTGCAGCAACAAATACATCGTGACTCACAAGCAGAGCATCGAGGACATGCTGGAGAAGCACCAGACGCTGGCGAAGGAAGGGAAGCTCTGTAAAGAGGAGGTTAAACTGCGGCTTTCCTACATGTACGACTGGGGAGTGCCTCCCTCGCAGTGCTGCCAGAGGAAGGATGGCATCCCCTGA